In Corallococcus caeni, the DNA window GCGCGTCATCGACGCGCTCCAGGCAGAGCTGGAGCGCCTCAAGCGCAAGCTGGACGCCGAGCCGGGCCTGGTGGACGCCCGTCAGCAGGAGCGTCCCCCGCACTACTGAGCCACGGCGGCCTCTAGAACTTGTAGCCCAGCCGCAGGCCGATGATGGGATTCGGATCGAGGTAGCCGACCTCGACCCCGATGCTCGCGGCCTTGCC includes these proteins:
- a CDS encoding SlyX family protein, translated to MEDKRLVELEIRYTQQQELLQELSDVLYQQGRVIDALQAELERLKRKLDAEPGLVDARQQERPPHY